A stretch of DNA from Kosmotoga arenicorallina S304:
GCTCCATTTCGTTAATATCTCAAAACTTTGGAAGAAAAGACATAGAGCGCACCCACAGGGCCATAGAGCAGACAATCACCTTCAAGGCTTTTGTTGCCGTTATCGCTGCTGTTTTTCTTGCTATATTCTTAAAACCAGCGCTTGGTTTGTTTTCTAAAGACAAAGCTGTTCTTGATGCAGCGCTTGACTATGGATATATAAGGATCTTTTTCCTGCCGGTAATGTTCTCTTCCTTTTCGGTGAATACCGCTCTCCGATGCACCGGTGATGCCAGGACACCTATGATTATCATGGTTCTAAGTAGTATCCTCAACATAATCCTTGACCCAATACTCATGTTCGACAAAGTTCCCTTTATAAACCTCCCCGGTTTTGGCCTTGGGGTATTTGGCGCGGCGCTTGCCACCGTTATAACCCAAACCATTGCCTTCCTTGCAGGTTTCTACATTATATTCAGCGGCAAACATGGAATCAAGCCTTCATTGAAAGGGTTGTTGCGGCTGGATAAGGATATAGATAGAAAACTCATGACAATAGGGCTTCCCAATGGCATTGAGGCACTCTTACGGAGCCTGTCCGGGGTTGTCGTGATGATGTTTGTTTCTGTTTTTGGCACAGCTGCCCTGGCCACTTCGGGAATTTCCTTCAGAATTTTGAACTTCGCCTTTATACCCCTTATCGGCATAAGTATGGGAGGTTCTACCATTGTTGGGCAAAATCTTGGGGCGAGATACAAATCACGAGCAATAAAAGCAACAAAGATCGCAGCAGCTTTTGGCTTTTCACTCATGGTAGCTTTTTACATATTCCTTTTGTTCTTCTCGGCTTCAGTGATAGCAGTTTTTACTAACGATCCAGAAGTTATAGACCTTGGAAGGAAGCTTCTCATTATTGGGACAGCCGGGATGCCTTTAATAGGAATGAGCTTTGGGCTGAGTACCGGCTTTTCAGGGGCGGGGTATAATTTCCCTTTTCTGATAGGAAGCATTATATCTAACTGGGTTGTTCAGATTCCCTTCCTGTTTTTGGCTATAAATGTTCTGCATCTTGGAATTAATTGGGTCTGGGTTTCCTTCGTGACTGCCCAGGTATCTCAGGCTCTGGTTATGCTGATCTTCTATTTGCAAGGGAAATGGGTAAATAGAGAAGTGCGTTAGAAAATTCAATCACAAACTATGCCCTTAGAAGAAAAAGGCATGGAATCATCTATTATCCCGAATGTCATTAAGCATGTTCACTTTTCCCGGAAAGAACAGAAGAAATTCATTTTCAGTTATACTTCTGCCTATGAGTTCTTTGTTAATTCACAAGGTCCAAAAGTATTAGAAGTTTCGTCAATCCATATGCACTGGCACATATGGACAGGGGAATTATATAAGTAAGGTGCTCATTTTCCCTTTATCGTTTAAAACTAAAAGGGTAGGTTGGCCTCATCAGTATTGTTGTTGTCATTGTTCTGCGGAGTTTGTTTTTCTAAATATCTTTTTATCAGGTAATTTATTAATACTCCGGCAAGATTTACTGCAAGCTCTGCGAGAGAATATGGAGCGGTTTGTAGCATATCTCCTCTACCGTGTCCAGCACCTGGTTGTTCGTTTCTGATAATAGCCACAGACCTCAATATATTTTCTTCAAATGCTCTCAAAAAACCTTCAAAATATTCTGGTATTAGGCCACTTTCTATTATCTTCTTATATAATTCACCCGGTTTTGCTTTTTTTATGCCCAGGATATATTTTATAGTACTTTCGACCGCTAAATTTGCGTTTTGAATCACTCCCTCATAATCTTCATTTGCAAGATCAATCCGTGCTTTTTCAAACTCTTGTAAAGCTCCTAAAAATTTCATTTCATGAAGCAATTGATAAGATTTTCTCAAAATTTCTTCCTCTATATATTGCGAATCTACAGGGAAGATTTTCCCCTCAGCCATTCTCCAAGCTAAGTTACTTTCTTCCATAATCTGATTAAATTCTTTTTGAAAATATAGCTTTTTATCTTCTGATAAATTTTCATACAGCAACTCTATTGCGTCCAAAAGATAGGGCGGATAATTTCCTCTTAAAACAAAGCCTTTCAAATCAGTAGATACTACCGAGCCTTCTTCCTTTTCCGAATAAGCAAAAAGCTGTTCCAATCCGTGTTCTGACTTAATTCTCTCGGTTAAACGTTCTAATCTACTTGTCCAGTAACTCCATCCTGTTTCTGCTATTTCTCCCCATCTTTCATCATAATCTTCAAATAACTTCCAGATACGCATCCTAACACTTCGGGGGACGCTTACTTTTATTTTTCCCTCTTTTAATGCTTGCTGGCACCTTTTAGAGAACACCCGAGCCATATTTACTACCCCTTTCATTTCGTTTGTATAAAGTCAAGTTCTTTGACTCAGAGCGATCATAATAAATTTTCCAACCATTTGTCCGTAGTACCTGAAATATTCCTTTTTCAAATTATCCAGCTGCTTATTCTGTTTTATGAATTCATGGTTTGATTCAATTGTATTATTCTTTCTCAATTATTTAAAATTTTCATGTTACTTGTGACGTAATAAAGAAAAATCAATCTTCGCGAGCTGTTTACATTTTAAAATATAAGGCTAAAGATGTAAAATATTATATGAGAATGATGCTTTTGATTACAGGTGATCAGATTGAGTTATCAAATCAAATACGAATTGAAATACTTTATTCGAGAGCTGACGAATTCTAATCCAACAATACTTTATTTAATTGTTGGAAAACACGGTGCTGGAAAATCAAAAGCTTTGAAGAAAATATCAGAACAGCTTAATGAGTTTGTTGTAAATCTCAACATGGAGTTGAGTAAAGCACTCTTAGAAGTCCCGATAATGGACAGACCGTATCGCGCTATGAAATTTTTCGATAAGTTCCCTGAAATGGAGAATAATTTTTTGCTTCTGGATAATATTGAGCTTCTTTTTGAACCTGAATTAAAGCTTCACGCACTTTCGGCATTACGAAATATTGCTAGAAAAAAATCTGTTATTGCCACATGGCCTGGCGAGGTTATTAGAAATAAATTGTTGCACGCAAAAAGAGGACATTCGGAATATTTTGAAGGTTATTTAGAAGACGAAATTATTCTAATGTGCTCTTGTGAAGAAAGCTGAATTCGTGTTTTGCGAAACGTTGATGTGAACACAATAGCACAAGTTAAAATATATGAAAAAAAGGGGGGAGGGCAAGTGAAGTACGGTGATCTTATTCAATTTGACCCCGTGGAAACGGTAGCACAACTTAAAGATGCTAATGATAAGAACAAAGCTGCGAATTTTGTTTCTACATATGTTATCTCAAACCAAATGGCTGATAACCTTCGCAATGTGGTTTTTGAGAATCTTCAATTTGAAACCCCACGAGATAGCAAAGGCTTGATGATAGTTGGAAACTACGGAACAGGTAAATCACATTTGATGGCTGTCATTTCTTCCATTACAGAAGATTCTAGTTTTATCGATCTGCTGACAAATGATAGAGTCAAAGAAAGCGCTTCGAAAATAGCGGGGAAATTCAAAGTAATCCGAACAGAAATCGGTACTTCCACAATGTATCTCAGAGATATTATTTTCCGCGAACTAAAGGAAAACCTTGAAGAAATGGGTATTTACTTTAACTATCCCTCAATGAATCAGGTTGTGAACAATAAGGGAATATTAGAGGAAATGATGAGCCTTTTTAATGAGAAATATCCAGATCAAGGCCTTTTGATGGTTGTAGATGAACTACTCGACTATCTAAGGCATAGAAACGAGAAAGAGATAATTTTGGACATAAATTTTTTGAGAGAAATCGGGGAATTTTGTAAATCTTCAAGATTTCGATTTATTGCAGGTGTTCAGGAGACGCTTTTTGAGAACCCGAGGTTTGAATTTGTTTCGGATTCTCTAAGAAGGGTAAAGGACAGATTTGTTGAATTGCGCATAGTCAGGGAAGACATTGAGTATGTTACAGCAAATAGGCTGCTAAAGAAAAATTCAAAACAAAAAGCTCTCATTCGCGAACACCTACAAAAATTCACCAAGTTTTACAGCACCCTGAATGAGAACCTTGATAACTTTGTTGAGCTCTTTCCTATCCATCCGGCTTTCATAACGATGTTCGAAAAAGTCAAATTTGTAGAAAAAAGAGAAGTTTTACAAACAATTTCAAAAGTGATGCGAAAGGTTTTAGACAAAGAGATGCCGGAAGATGAACCGGGAATTATTTCTTTTGATAGTTACTGGGATTTTATAAAATCAAATGCGGCAAATAGAGCTGTTCCAGAGATAAGAGAAACAGAGGACAAGAGCGACGAATTGATGGTAAAAGTTGAAAGCAACATAAAAAGACCCTACCTTAAAAATGCCAAAAGAATTGTTAAAGCGCTTTCTGTTCACAGACTCAGTACCAGCGACATAAACACCAAACTCGGTCTTACCGTTACAGAATTGCGAGACAATCTGTGCATTTTCGATGTTAACGCAGAAATGGGTGGTGACCCACTAGATGATCTACACACGTATGTGGAAACAATTTTGAGAGAGATTATAAAAATAGTAAGTGGACAGTACGTATCCTACATAAAAGAAAATGGACAATATTATTTGGATCTGAACAAAACAATAGATTTCGATGCCCAAATTGAGAAAAAGGCCGAGGTGCTTGATAAAGGAACATTGAACAGATATTATTACGACATCCTGGCGAAATTGATGGAATGCTCAGACAAAACATATGTTCCTGGCTTCAAAATCTGGGAATATGAACTTCGCTGGTATGAGAAGAATACCACAAGACCGGGATATCTCTTCTTTGGTCAACCAAATGAACGTTCAACTGCGCAACCCCCAAGAGATTTTTATATATACTTTCTTCCAATATACAAAATCCACGACTTCAAAGATGAGGGCCGCGACGATGAGGTGTTTTTCAGTCTAAAAACCATAAGCGAAGAGTTCGAAAAAGATTTATTGAACTATGCCGCTGCAATGGAATTGGCCAAAACGGCCGGGATGTACAAATCCAGCTACGAGGACAAAGCAAGAAGCTTTCAAAGAACTCTAACAAGATGGTTGAATGAGCATTTTCTTGATTCTTTTGAAGTGACCTATCAAAAGAGAAAAAAGGATCTTCGCGAAGCCCTGAAAGAAGGTTCATTCATACATAAGTCTGATAATTTTAAGGAAACAGTTGATTATATTGCCTCAATGCTTTTCAACAATTATTTTGATGACACCGCAATTGGTTATCCTAAGTTTCCAATCCGCATAACTTCTCAAAACCGAATCCAAAATATAGAAAACACTCTCAAAGCAATCGCTCTGGGAAACTTTACAAAGCAAGCGAAAGACATTCTTTCAGCCTTCAATTTATTAGATGAATCTGGCAATTTAAATACGTCAAAATCGCCTTATATAAAATTCATACGTTCAAAGCTTCAAGAAAAGGGAGTCAACGAAGTTCTCAATACAAATGAGCTAATTGAAACAACTAAAGGGGGCGTGGAATATTTTGGCCCTTACCGTCTTGAACCTGAGTGGGTAGTGGTTCTATTAGCTGCCATGGTTTACATGGGCGAGATTGAAGTGTCCCTCGGTGCTGGTGAAACTATTGACGCCAGCAATGTGGAAAAGTTTGCAAAAATACCGTTGGAACAACTTTTGAATTTCAAAAATATAAAGCGCCCGAAAGGTTTACCCATTTTAGAACTCAAACATCTTTTTACCATTCTTGGTATAAACGCAGGTCAGGTTGAAGCGCTCAAAAACGATAAAAAACCTCCTGTTCAAAATATGCTGAGCAAGGCTCAAGAAAAAGTTGAAAGAATGGCTAAATTTCAATATGAAATCAGCCAGGGAATAACCTTCTGGTCAACGGCTCTTTTCGATGAAAAAACGCTTGAAGCACTCAAGAAAAAAGCAAAAGCACTAAATGAATTTTTCGATTCTCTCCAGAAATATCACACTGTTGGAAAATTGAAGAATTTCAAATATTCCGATGAGGAGCTCAGTAAAATTGAAAAAGACCTTAAAGAAGTATACAGTGTTGAAGAATTGCTTGATTTTATAAAGGACCTGAATCAAAAAGTGGGATATCTCGAAAGAGCAAAAGAATATGTTCCACTGGAGAGTGACTTGCACGATAAATTTGATGAAGCAAAAACCGAGACACTCGATAAGCTAAAAAATCTGAAAAAATTGACCCACCAAATCAAAGTCGAAATTCACGAAAAACTCGACAGTCTCAAAAAAGAATATATCAAGATATACAAAGAACTTCACAGGAAAGCAAGACTGAATGCCCATCAAGATGAGAGAAAACAGAAACTACGTAACGATATCAGACTCAAAGCTCTTAACTCGCTCGCCATGATAAAAATACTCCCAAATGCTGAATTGAACAAATTTACAGAAAAACTTGCCAATTTAAAAACCTGCTACTCTCTTATAGATGGCGACCTTGAAAGATCACCAATTTGTGAATCCTGTGGTTTCAAACCGACAAGCGAAAAAATTCAAGAAGGAGATATGGATATAGCCCTTGAATATCTCGATGAGGAACTCGATAAGCTCTTTAATAACTGGACAAATATACTTCTCGACAACCTCAGAGACCCGGTAGTGGAAGAAAATATGGGACTGCTTCACAAAGAACACCGAGAGCTTATCGAAGAGTTTTTATCGGAAGGAGAATTGACAAAAGAACTGATAAACAATCCAGAATTCACAAAAGTTGTTGCTGAAGCTTTGTCGGGGCTTGAAAAAGTCGAAATTACAACAGAACAGCTTGTTCAAAAACTCTTTGGGGATCACAGCCCGCTCACTCCACAGGAGATGAAAGAACGTTTTGAAAAATTTGTGCAAGATTTGCTAAAAGGAAAGGATTCTTCGAGGATAAGGATAGTTCTCGAGAAAGGTGGCAAATAAAATGAAAAACAGAAAGCTATTTGAAAATATCGAAACTGCCCCAAAGGATGAAAAAGTTGAATGCTTAGGCTTGACCTTTGAGAGTGACGAAGCACGAAGAGAATATTTCAGAGAGAAACTCCGGGAAAAGCTCAAAGACCCGGAGTTTAGAAAAATCGAAGGATTTCCCATTGGAGAAGATGAAGACATAATAAAACTTTCCGATCCACCCTATTACACTGCATGTCCCAATCCTTTTATAAGTGATTTCATAAAGCACTATGGCAAACCATACAATCCTGAAGAAAAATACTCCAGAGAACCATTCGCGGCAGATGTCAGCGAAGGCAAAAACGATCCCATCTACAATGCTCATTCCTATCACACCAAGGTTCCTCATAAAGCCATAATGAGATATATACTCCACTACACAGAACCCGGAGATATCGTCTTTGACGGTTTTTGTGGTACGGGAATGACGGGTGTTGCTGCCCAGATGTGCGGAGACAAAAAAACTGTTGAATCACTTGGCTATACAGTTCTTGAAGACGGAAAAATCTTAGACGAAAATGGGAAAGCTTTCTCGAAACTCGGAGCAAGATACGCCATCTTAAACGACCTCTCACCGGCAGCAACCTTCATCGCATATAACTACAATACACCCATAGATGCAGAAGCATTTGAAAGAGAAGCAAAAAGAATACTCGAAGAAGTCGAAGCCGAATGTGGCTGGATGTATCTAACCTTACACAATCCAACACCCGATCAGATACAAAAAGCCGTTGAAATGCTAAAAACAAAAGGAAAAGGATTCAAAGAAGATAATATTCTTCCGTGGGGAAAAATAAATTACACAGTATGGTCTGATGTCTTTACCTGCCCGGAATGCTCTGGTGAAGTTGTTTTTTGGGAAGCTGCCGTAGATAAAGATCAGGGTAAAGTGCTTACTGAATTTCAATGCCCGCATTGCGGTGCTACCCTTGTAAAAAGAAAGCTGGAAAGGGTAATGGAAACAAAGTATGATAAAGCAATAGGTCAAACGATAAAACAGGCAAAACAAATGCCTGTTCTTATAAATTACACCTTCAGAAAGAAACGCTTTGAAAAAACTCCTGATGATTTTGATCTGGCGTTAATTGAACACATCGAAACCAGCGATATACCTTACTGGTATCCAACTAACAGAGTTCCTAAAGGTGACAAAACTGGAGATCCGCTCAAATTAGGAATCACCCACGTCCACCATTTTTATACGAAGAGGAATCTGTGGGTATTGGCTTCGATTTTTTCTAAGATTAGTTCTCCAGAATTTCTACTCCTTTTCAATAGTCAGCTGATAAATATATCAAAATTAAATCGTTATAGACCTGGAGTGTCTTTTCCATACAATCCATTAAGTGGAACACTTTATATCGGTTCTCAAGTTTCTGAGTCGTCGGTGTTTACAGCTTATAGAAATAAAATAAAGAAACTTCAGAAAGCTTTTTCTGAAATTAAGGAAATAAATATTGTCAATGTTAGTTCCGCCGAAAATCAACAGTTATCAGAAGTTTCTGTTGATTACATCTTTACCGACCCACCTTTTGGCGGAAATCTTATGTACTCCGAGCTCAATTTTCTCTGGGAAGCATGGTTGAAGGTTTTTACAAACAACAAGCCCGAAGCGATAATAAACAAGGTTCAGCGAAAAGGCTTACTCGAATACCAGGAGCTTATGACACGCTGTTTCAAGGAATATTATCGCGTGCTGAAACCCGGGAGGTGGATGACCGTTGAATTCCACAACTCTCAAAACAGTGTCTGGAATGCCATCCAGGAAGCAATACAGCGAGCGGGATTTGTAATCGCAGATGTTAGCACTCTCGACAAGCACCAGGGGACCTTCAATCAAGTTACAAGCTCCGGAGCGGTGAAACAGGATCTTATCATTTCTGCTTATAAACCCAACGGCGGCCTTGAGGAACGGTTTGAGCTTGAAGCGGGAACTGAAGAAGGTGTCTGGGATTTTGTGAGGGAACATTTGAAAAGGCTACCGGTCTTTGTTGAAAAAAACGGAAGTGCCGAAATAATAGTTGAAAGAACTGACTATCTACTCTACGACAGAATGGTCGCTTTCCACATACAAAGAGGAAAAAGAGTTCCCTTGTCGGCGGCAGAGTTCTACAAAGGCCTTAGAGAAAGGTTCCCGGAAAGAGATGGTATGTTTTTCCTGCCTGATCAGGTAACCGAATATGATAGTAAGCGAATAAAGGTCAACGAATTAAGGCAGATTTCTATGTTTGTCACAGACGAAGAGTCAGCAATCCAGTGGCTCAGGCTTCAGTTGCAAAACAAACCTCAAACTTTTCAGGAACTTCAACCACAATTTATGCCTATATCCCGAAGTTGGGCTAAGCACGAGAAAGAAATGGAACTTTCGGAATTGCTGGAACAGAATTTCTTAAAATATGATGGCATCGGGCTCATTCCACAACAGATATGGTCGTGGATGTTGAAAAGCTCAACTTTGAGAGAAAGGATGGAGGGGCAAACACCGGAAACAGCAGATGCCTTTCTCAGAGAGAAAGCAAAAGATAGATGGTATGTTCCTGATCCCAACAGAGCTCAAGACCTTGAACGTCTTAGGGAAAAGACGCTTCTTAGAGAGTTTGAAGAATACAAAAAGCATCAAGGGAGAAAGCTCAGGGTTTTTAGAACAGAAGCAGTAAGAGCTGGATTCAAAAAAGCATGGAGCGAGAAAGATTATAAGACGATAATTGAAGTAGCAGATAAACTGCCGGATAAGATAATCCAGGAAGACCCCAAACTCTTAATGTATTACGACAACGCTTGCACACGCCTTGGTGAGGAATAAACAGAATATGGAGAAGCAGTGGTATTGGCTTGAGGAGAAAAAGCAACCTTGTGTATTGCTCGAAGAAAGAAAAATGTTTGGATATGAGATGGCAAGGGTATGGCTGCCAACTGAGGGAAAGGTCGTTGATATACCTGCTGGTAGTTTACTGCCGATCTCAAGAATGCTGGGATTCTTTAGCAGTGATTTCTTATCTTATGTCAGCGCAGCAGGCAAG
This window harbors:
- the brxF gene encoding BREX-3 system P-loop-containing protein BrxF encodes the protein MSYQIKYELKYFIRELTNSNPTILYLIVGKHGAGKSKALKKISEQLNEFVVNLNMELSKALLEVPIMDRPYRAMKFFDKFPEMENNFLLLDNIELLFEPELKLHALSALRNIARKKSVIATWPGEVIRNKLLHAKRGHSEYFEGYLEDEIILMCSCEES
- a CDS encoding abortive infection family protein; its protein translation is MARVFSKRCQQALKEGKIKVSVPRSVRMRIWKLFEDYDERWGEIAETGWSYWTSRLERLTERIKSEHGLEQLFAYSEKEEGSVVSTDLKGFVLRGNYPPYLLDAIELLYENLSEDKKLYFQKEFNQIMEESNLAWRMAEGKIFPVDSQYIEEEILRKSYQLLHEMKFLGALQEFEKARIDLANEDYEGVIQNANLAVESTIKYILGIKKAKPGELYKKIIESGLIPEYFEGFLRAFEENILRSVAIIRNEQPGAGHGRGDMLQTAPYSLAELAVNLAGVLINYLIKRYLEKQTPQNNDNNNTDEANLPF
- a CDS encoding DNA methyltransferase, which codes for MKNRKLFENIETAPKDEKVECLGLTFESDEARREYFREKLREKLKDPEFRKIEGFPIGEDEDIIKLSDPPYYTACPNPFISDFIKHYGKPYNPEEKYSREPFAADVSEGKNDPIYNAHSYHTKVPHKAIMRYILHYTEPGDIVFDGFCGTGMTGVAAQMCGDKKTVESLGYTVLEDGKILDENGKAFSKLGARYAILNDLSPAATFIAYNYNTPIDAEAFEREAKRILEEVEAECGWMYLTLHNPTPDQIQKAVEMLKTKGKGFKEDNILPWGKINYTVWSDVFTCPECSGEVVFWEAAVDKDQGKVLTEFQCPHCGATLVKRKLERVMETKYDKAIGQTIKQAKQMPVLINYTFRKKRFEKTPDDFDLALIEHIETSDIPYWYPTNRVPKGDKTGDPLKLGITHVHHFYTKRNLWVLASIFSKISSPEFLLLFNSQLINISKLNRYRPGVSFPYNPLSGTLYIGSQVSESSVFTAYRNKIKKLQKAFSEIKEINIVNVSSAENQQLSEVSVDYIFTDPPFGGNLMYSELNFLWEAWLKVFTNNKPEAIINKVQRKGLLEYQELMTRCFKEYYRVLKPGRWMTVEFHNSQNSVWNAIQEAIQRAGFVIADVSTLDKHQGTFNQVTSSGAVKQDLIISAYKPNGGLEERFELEAGTEEGVWDFVREHLKRLPVFVEKNGSAEIIVERTDYLLYDRMVAFHIQRGKRVPLSAAEFYKGLRERFPERDGMFFLPDQVTEYDSKRIKVNELRQISMFVTDEESAIQWLRLQLQNKPQTFQELQPQFMPISRSWAKHEKEMELSELLEQNFLKYDGIGLIPQQIWSWMLKSSTLRERMEGQTPETADAFLREKAKDRWYVPDPNRAQDLERLREKTLLREFEEYKKHQGRKLRVFRTEAVRAGFKKAWSEKDYKTIIEVADKLPDKIIQEDPKLLMYYDNACTRLGEE
- a CDS encoding MATE family efflux transporter; translated protein: MARDLTKGNLFKGLLALSLPTMVGFSAQSIYDLVDMFWIGRISAEAIAGVTVLSTVFWTVEALNEIIGVSSISLISQNFGRKDIERTHRAIEQTITFKAFVAVIAAVFLAIFLKPALGLFSKDKAVLDAALDYGYIRIFFLPVMFSSFSVNTALRCTGDARTPMIIMVLSSILNIILDPILMFDKVPFINLPGFGLGVFGAALATVITQTIAFLAGFYIIFSGKHGIKPSLKGLLRLDKDIDRKLMTIGLPNGIEALLRSLSGVVVMMFVSVFGTAALATSGISFRILNFAFIPLIGISMGGSTIVGQNLGARYKSRAIKATKIAAAFGFSLMVAFYIFLLFFSASVIAVFTNDPEVIDLGRKLLIIGTAGMPLIGMSFGLSTGFSGAGYNFPFLIGSIISNWVVQIPFLFLAINVLHLGINWVWVSFVTAQVSQALVMLIFYLQGKWVNREVR
- a CDS encoding DUF6079 family protein, with amino-acid sequence MKYGDLIQFDPVETVAQLKDANDKNKAANFVSTYVISNQMADNLRNVVFENLQFETPRDSKGLMIVGNYGTGKSHLMAVISSITEDSSFIDLLTNDRVKESASKIAGKFKVIRTEIGTSTMYLRDIIFRELKENLEEMGIYFNYPSMNQVVNNKGILEEMMSLFNEKYPDQGLLMVVDELLDYLRHRNEKEIILDINFLREIGEFCKSSRFRFIAGVQETLFENPRFEFVSDSLRRVKDRFVELRIVREDIEYVTANRLLKKNSKQKALIREHLQKFTKFYSTLNENLDNFVELFPIHPAFITMFEKVKFVEKREVLQTISKVMRKVLDKEMPEDEPGIISFDSYWDFIKSNAANRAVPEIRETEDKSDELMVKVESNIKRPYLKNAKRIVKALSVHRLSTSDINTKLGLTVTELRDNLCIFDVNAEMGGDPLDDLHTYVETILREIIKIVSGQYVSYIKENGQYYLDLNKTIDFDAQIEKKAEVLDKGTLNRYYYDILAKLMECSDKTYVPGFKIWEYELRWYEKNTTRPGYLFFGQPNERSTAQPPRDFYIYFLPIYKIHDFKDEGRDDEVFFSLKTISEEFEKDLLNYAAAMELAKTAGMYKSSYEDKARSFQRTLTRWLNEHFLDSFEVTYQKRKKDLREALKEGSFIHKSDNFKETVDYIASMLFNNYFDDTAIGYPKFPIRITSQNRIQNIENTLKAIALGNFTKQAKDILSAFNLLDESGNLNTSKSPYIKFIRSKLQEKGVNEVLNTNELIETTKGGVEYFGPYRLEPEWVVVLLAAMVYMGEIEVSLGAGETIDASNVEKFAKIPLEQLLNFKNIKRPKGLPILELKHLFTILGINAGQVEALKNDKKPPVQNMLSKAQEKVERMAKFQYEISQGITFWSTALFDEKTLEALKKKAKALNEFFDSLQKYHTVGKLKNFKYSDEELSKIEKDLKEVYSVEELLDFIKDLNQKVGYLERAKEYVPLESDLHDKFDEAKTETLDKLKNLKKLTHQIKVEIHEKLDSLKKEYIKIYKELHRKARLNAHQDERKQKLRNDIRLKALNSLAMIKILPNAELNKFTEKLANLKTCYSLIDGDLERSPICESCGFKPTSEKIQEGDMDIALEYLDEELDKLFNNWTNILLDNLRDPVVEENMGLLHKEHRELIEEFLSEGELTKELINNPEFTKVVAEALSGLEKVEITTEQLVQKLFGDHSPLTPQEMKERFEKFVQDLLKGKDSSRIRIVLEKGGK